One Candidatus Cloacimonadota bacterium genomic window carries:
- a CDS encoding ABC transporter permease subunit, translated as MNYTAILANKELKGYFNSPAAYIVLVIFLLLGGWFFASPLFINNTAELRSLFGIIPIVYLFFVPAITMSLISKESSSGTLEILSTFPIKESQIIMGKFWASMGLIGVGLAFTLIHLITIMILGSNIDYGPIFCGYIGLILMGGFYSAIGIFSSTITSNQIVAFIISFFIAFFLFIIQFSLFFIPPFLTEFFQYLSIGYHFDNISRGVIDTRNLIYFLSGTALFLKLSISILESKKWN; from the coding sequence ATGAACTATACAGCAATCTTAGCCAATAAAGAACTGAAAGGATATTTCAATTCACCGGCAGCTTACATCGTTCTGGTGATCTTTCTACTTCTGGGTGGTTGGTTTTTTGCCAGTCCATTATTTATAAACAACACAGCCGAACTGAGAAGTTTATTCGGAATTATTCCGATCGTTTACCTTTTCTTCGTTCCGGCTATCACGATGAGTTTGATATCCAAAGAATCAAGTTCGGGAACATTGGAAATTCTTTCCACCTTCCCCATCAAAGAATCACAGATCATCATGGGAAAATTCTGGGCTTCGATGGGACTGATAGGAGTTGGATTGGCTTTCACGCTGATTCATCTTATCACGATCATGATCCTGGGATCAAATATAGATTACGGTCCCATTTTCTGCGGTTATATCGGTTTAATCCTGATGGGCGGATTTTACAGTGCTATCGGCATTTTCTCTTCCACGATTACCAGCAATCAGATCGTAGCTTTCATCATTAGTTTCTTCATCGCATTCTTCTTGTTCATCATTCAATTCTCACTGTTCTTTATTCCACCATTCCTGACTGAATTCTTCCAATATTTAAGTATTGGATATCATTTCGACAATATTTCCCGTGGCGTAATTGATACACGAAACCTGATCTATTTCCTCAGTGGAACTGCCTTGTTCCTGAAGTTATCGATCTCAATTCTGGAAAGCAAAAAGTGGAATTAG
- a CDS encoding ATP-binding cassette domain-containing protein: MIQLKNLVKDYGTLRAVDHINFEINEGEILGFLGPNGAGKTTTIKMITGFLSPTKGNIEVGDLNVLDNPIEIKKMIGYLPEHNPLYTEMTVYDYLKFVADIRGLQNFKQRLKEVIEKCGLHGIVAKPISTLSKGYKQRVGLAQAILHDPEILILDEPTSGLDPNQIMEIRELIKELGKEKTLILCSHILQEVQAVCDRIIILNKGKVVADGSAEALQASFENRTRIILELTASRDEIQKMADDLTNMKVETVKEKGDFVEAVLEFDATIDRRADIFNYVKKKKWTLLEMHRINVSLEDVFRNLTIDNAAPRNLMHNKPETETKTEEGGTE, encoded by the coding sequence ATGATTCAGCTAAAGAATCTTGTAAAAGATTATGGAACTCTGCGCGCAGTCGATCATATCAATTTTGAGATCAATGAAGGTGAAATTCTGGGTTTTCTAGGACCGAACGGTGCTGGAAAAACCACAACAATCAAAATGATCACAGGTTTTTTGAGTCCAACCAAAGGCAACATTGAAGTTGGTGACCTGAACGTTTTGGACAATCCCATTGAAATCAAAAAAATGATTGGTTATCTGCCCGAACACAATCCGCTCTACACCGAAATGACGGTTTATGATTACCTGAAATTTGTAGCCGATATTCGCGGATTGCAAAACTTTAAACAGAGATTAAAAGAAGTAATCGAAAAATGCGGATTACATGGCATCGTAGCCAAGCCGATCAGCACACTTTCCAAAGGTTATAAGCAACGGGTCGGATTGGCTCAGGCAATTTTGCACGATCCTGAAATCCTGATTCTGGATGAACCGACATCTGGTCTCGATCCAAATCAGATCATGGAAATTCGGGAATTGATCAAAGAATTGGGAAAGGAAAAAACTCTGATTTTATGTAGCCATATTTTGCAGGAAGTTCAGGCTGTTTGTGATCGGATCATTATCCTGAATAAGGGGAAAGTAGTTGCCGACGGCTCTGCCGAAGCTCTGCAAGCCAGCTTTGAAAATCGCACCAGAATCATTCTGGAACTTACTGCCAGCAGGGATGAAATCCAGAAAATGGCAGACGACCTGACAAACATGAAAGTAGAAACGGTAAAAGAAAAAGGCGATTTTGTGGAAGCTGTGCTGGAATTTGATGCCACAATCGACAGACGTGCCGATATTTTCAATTATGTGAAGAAGAAAAAATGGACACTTCTGGAAATGCACCGCATCAACGTGAGCCTGGAAGATGTATTCCGCAACCTGACAATCGACAATGCAGCTCCCAGAAACCTGATGCATAACAAACCCGAGACTGAAACAAAAACTGAAGAAGGAGGAACAGAATGA
- a CDS encoding fibronectin type III domain-containing protein: MKIVGKLIPFALIILLFIVISCTDSLDKTTSLDDVVRVEYSDCTACYECIDLFDCPEGAIKIDSTHFTQRVYIDTDLCVQCMECTNIFQCPENAFNYQPDLVPPAAVQELQGYSTQQRNLNIQFIATGDDGEEGDTYAYDFYLTASNGDKISINFDIPNPFISGYWEYWDPIDSLPAGENITVHITAIDEAGNRSPEATTEVEIMETISPAPISDLTINDVTFNEMTLSWTAVGDDGMEGVAGSYIVKVSTEQISNSNWDDIAEYPNQIQPANPGETETFVISGLIDNMNYFTAVKAVDDFQNSSPLSNVAEATTLQFPDLEPPAAVDDLEVENGSINMNSFLLQWTAVGDDGTDGTAESYIVKIYTEIIDENNWDNLPEYPQNITPSAAGTTESLTIEGLDPLTEYFAAVKAVDDAQNIADLSNVVNATTTELPDTEPPDTITDLDSEGTETTIELTWTAPGDDGMIGTAHHYEIRMHDTEIDESNWEDAEILPGPPWPLTAGSLQDYTVSGLEYNQTYFFAVKAFDDNQNVSEVSNSPSATMVNDTTPPADITDLTIYEGYASNLSTIRIQWTAPGDDGDQGTCDHYEIRYATIPIDEGTWDFATVFNDPPDPQSAGTNQFCNVSGLLPATIYYFAIKAYDEMGNENSVSNSPAAKLVYQINTNACHNCAQCIGDCSSNAIHQGAGYKYINPDECTACGDCSCPWNLIFPAVVAY, translated from the coding sequence ATGAAAATTGTTGGGAAATTGATTCCTTTTGCATTAATAATTTTGTTGTTTATAGTAATTAGCTGTACAGACAGCCTGGATAAAACTACATCTTTGGATGACGTTGTGCGCGTAGAATATTCCGATTGTACAGCCTGTTATGAATGTATAGATCTTTTCGATTGTCCGGAAGGAGCAATCAAGATAGATTCCACTCATTTTACGCAAAGAGTTTATATTGATACTGATTTGTGTGTGCAATGTATGGAATGTACAAATATTTTCCAATGCCCGGAAAACGCTTTTAATTATCAGCCCGATCTTGTTCCACCGGCTGCAGTGCAGGAATTGCAAGGTTATTCCACTCAGCAGAGAAATCTTAATATTCAATTTATTGCTACTGGAGATGATGGTGAAGAAGGCGATACTTATGCTTACGATTTTTACCTTACCGCTTCTAACGGAGACAAAATCTCGATCAATTTTGATATTCCCAATCCATTCATTTCCGGTTATTGGGAATATTGGGATCCAATCGACAGCCTTCCTGCCGGAGAAAATATAACTGTTCACATTACAGCAATTGATGAAGCTGGAAATCGTTCTCCAGAAGCTACAACAGAAGTGGAAATAATGGAAACCATTTCTCCAGCTCCGATTTCCGATCTGACGATAAATGATGTAACATTCAATGAAATGACTTTGAGTTGGACAGCAGTTGGTGACGATGGTATGGAAGGAGTTGCCGGATCTTACATTGTAAAAGTTTCTACAGAACAAATTTCAAACAGCAATTGGGATGATATTGCTGAATATCCCAACCAGATTCAACCGGCAAATCCGGGAGAAACAGAAACATTTGTGATTTCGGGTTTGATAGATAATATGAATTATTTTACTGCGGTAAAAGCAGTTGATGATTTTCAGAATAGTTCTCCACTTTCCAATGTAGCAGAAGCTACAACTTTGCAGTTTCCCGATCTGGAACCGCCAGCCGCAGTCGATGATCTGGAAGTAGAGAATGGTTCCATAAATATGAATTCGTTTTTACTGCAATGGACGGCTGTAGGTGATGATGGAACTGACGGAACAGCAGAATCTTATATTGTGAAAATCTATACTGAAATAATTGATGAAAATAATTGGGATAATCTGCCGGAATATCCACAAAACATAACTCCGTCTGCAGCTGGAACTACAGAAAGTTTGACGATTGAAGGTTTAGATCCGCTCACAGAATATTTTGCAGCAGTAAAAGCAGTTGATGATGCACAAAATATTGCAGATTTATCTAATGTGGTGAATGCAACTACTACAGAACTTCCTGATACTGAACCACCAGATACGATCACAGACCTTGATTCTGAAGGAACCGAAACAACAATTGAACTTACATGGACAGCTCCCGGTGATGATGGAATGATTGGAACGGCACATCATTATGAAATCAGAATGCACGATACGGAAATCGACGAATCAAACTGGGAAGATGCGGAAATTCTGCCTGGACCTCCCTGGCCGTTAACTGCAGGTTCTTTGCAGGATTATACCGTTTCCGGTCTGGAATACAATCAAACGTACTTCTTTGCTGTGAAAGCATTTGATGATAACCAGAATGTTTCTGAAGTTTCAAATTCACCCTCGGCAACGATGGTGAACGACACAACTCCTCCTGCTGATATTACAGATTTAACGATTTACGAAGGTTATGCTTCCAACTTGAGCACGATTCGAATTCAGTGGACAGCACCCGGAGATGACGGAGATCAGGGAACCTGCGATCATTATGAAATTCGATATGCAACAATTCCGATCGATGAGGGAACCTGGGATTTTGCTACAGTTTTCAACGATCCACCAGATCCGCAGTCTGCCGGCACAAATCAGTTCTGCAACGTTTCAGGATTATTACCAGCAACAATATATTATTTTGCTATTAAAGCCTATGATGAAATGGGAAATGAAAACAGCGTTTCCAATTCACCAGCTGCTAAACTGGTTTATCAGATAAACACAAACGCCTGTCACAATTGTGCTCAATGCATCGGAGATTGTTCATCCAATGCAATTCATCAGGGGGCGGGATACAAATATATTAACCCCGATGAATGCACAGCCTGTGGAGATTGCAGCTGTCCCTGGAATTTGATCTTTCCAGCCGTCGTTGCCTATTAA
- a CDS encoding 4Fe-4S binding protein, with protein MHSLWRLQLSLEFDLSSRRCLLSVFLKKGYKMKKKLFILLISIIILSALFAIAKSEIFVETNACVGCGDCVDVCPVDAVQIIDGKAVIDAEKCILCEICVQSCTYNAIRKNK; from the coding sequence ATGCACAGCCTGTGGAGATTGCAGCTGTCCCTGGAATTTGATCTTTCCAGCCGTCGTTGCCTATTAAGTGTTTTCCTAAAAAAAGGATATAAAATGAAAAAGAAACTATTTATTTTGCTGATAAGCATCATCATTTTATCAGCTTTGTTTGCCATTGCCAAAAGTGAGATATTTGTGGAAACAAATGCCTGTGTAGGTTGTGGAGATTGTGTGGATGTATGTCCGGTAGATGCAGTGCAGATAATCGATGGCAAAGCTGTGATCGATGCTGAAAAATGTATCTTGTGTGAAATCTGCGTTCAATCCTGTACCTATAATGCGATCAGGAAAAATAAATGA